From the Candidatus Auribacterota bacterium genome, one window contains:
- the scpB gene encoding SMC-Scp complex subunit ScpB, with product MVTTDNVKSIIEALLFAGSEPLKPAEIREALNDTSQLTEGRISALIEELRDEYLNSCRSFTITEMAGGYRLQTLPEYAGWISKLRAAPARRRLSAPALETLAIVAYRQPITKAEIEAIRGVNIDGVLENLADRELIETRGRKEAIGKPHLYVTTRKFLEHFGLRDLKDLPQIEELKRAAAEQAPVAAPKPAPPVVEQKPLA from the coding sequence ATGGTGACTACTGATAATGTAAAATCAATAATCGAGGCACTGCTCTTCGCGGGCAGTGAGCCGCTGAAGCCTGCCGAGATCAGAGAAGCCCTCAACGATACCAGCCAGTTGACCGAAGGCAGAATCAGCGCATTGATCGAAGAGCTCCGGGATGAGTATCTGAACAGTTGCCGGAGCTTCACCATCACCGAGATGGCGGGGGGGTATCGACTGCAGACGCTCCCGGAGTACGCGGGGTGGATAAGCAAGCTGCGCGCCGCGCCCGCACGGAGGAGGCTTTCTGCGCCCGCGCTTGAGACGCTCGCCATCGTCGCCTACCGCCAGCCGATTACAAAAGCTGAAATCGAGGCGATCCGCGGCGTCAATATCGATGGCGTGCTTGAGAACCTTGCTGACAGGGAGCTTATAGAGACGAGGGGCCGCAAGGAGGCGATCGGGAAGCCCCACCTGTACGTGACGACGAGGAAATTTCTTGAGCATTTCGGGTTGAGGGATCTCAAGGATTTGCCTCAAATAGAGGAACTGAAGCGAGCGGCGGCGGAGCAGGCACCCGTTGCTGCGCCTAAGCCGGCGCCCCCGGTTGTTGAGCAGAAGCCGTTGGCCTAA
- the pheA gene encoding prephenate dehydratase: MKIDDLRNKIDRIDRKLVDLINERTSYAVKIGKIKRETRRGVYSPEREKAVYKRLSKISRGPLPLESLRAIYREIMSAAMALEKKLVIAYLGPEATFTHVAARRKFGSSVRYAAMEGITDIFSNVERGSVDYGVVPIENSIEGAVTHTLDMFIDSRVKICAEIYLDISHCLLANCPAPRIRRVYSKSEVFGQCRTWLRSTIPTAELVEVSSTARAAELAAQEKHAAAIASELAAEIYGVKVLERGIEDSGRNETRFLVIGTSSAGPSGDDKTSTIVSIADRVGALYRMLYPFKKHGINLTKIESRPSKKKAWEYYFFIDFIGHINDGNVVKALKELQKQCLFVEHLGSYPRAR; this comes from the coding sequence ATGAAGATTGACGATCTGAGAAATAAGATAGACCGCATCGATCGCAAACTGGTTGACCTCATCAATGAACGGACCTCATATGCCGTAAAGATCGGGAAGATCAAGAGAGAGACGCGGCGAGGGGTCTATTCTCCGGAGAGAGAGAAGGCGGTTTATAAAAGGCTGTCCAAAATCAGCCGGGGGCCGCTGCCGCTCGAATCACTCCGTGCAATCTATCGGGAAATTATGTCCGCGGCGATGGCGCTTGAGAAGAAGCTCGTAATCGCCTACCTGGGGCCAGAGGCGACATTCACACACGTTGCCGCCCGCAGGAAGTTTGGGAGCTCGGTGAGGTACGCTGCCATGGAGGGTATTACCGACATCTTTTCAAACGTCGAGCGGGGGAGCGTGGATTACGGAGTCGTCCCCATTGAGAATTCTATTGAGGGAGCAGTCACGCACACGCTCGATATGTTCATTGACTCGAGGGTGAAGATCTGCGCGGAAATTTATCTCGATATCTCTCATTGCCTGCTCGCCAACTGTCCGGCGCCAAGGATCAGGAGGGTGTATTCAAAATCGGAGGTTTTCGGTCAATGCCGCACCTGGCTGAGGAGCACGATACCCACCGCTGAACTCGTCGAGGTGTCCTCGACTGCGCGTGCCGCAGAGCTGGCAGCGCAGGAGAAGCATGCGGCGGCGATCGCGAGCGAGCTTGCCGCGGAGATCTACGGGGTAAAGGTGCTGGAGAGGGGCATCGAGGACAGCGGCAGAAATGAGACGCGGTTTCTCGTCATCGGAACCAGTTCTGCGGGTCCGAGCGGCGATGATAAGACCTCCACCATAGTATCCATAGCTGACCGGGTAGGGGCCCTGTACCGGATGCTCTATCCGTTCAAGAAGCACGGGATCAATCTGACCAAGATCGAGTCCCGTCCGTCAAAGAAGAAGGCATGGGAGTATTACTTCTTCATCGATTTCATCGGGCACATCAACGACGGGAATGTCGTGAAGGCATT